A region of Candidatus Neomarinimicrobiota bacterium DNA encodes the following proteins:
- a CDS encoding cation:proton antiporter codes for MNGLNPGIMIIFGIGVFGGILSALMARRLSIPQVLGYILLGVLLGEGGIRLVTQEDIQALSAFNYFALGIIGFLVGAEIRFSTLRKYGKQFAAILISEGLLTFFLVGLSITVILYTVMGSWSGAIAAGIIFGAIASATDPASTINVIWEYRSAGILTTTLIAIVALDDALAMTLYGVGTGIAGILSGGDVAWLEQILRIGVELGGAIITGFIAAVILKLILRYTDKLEVILPSAIGLLLLTIGTAVFFNMDVIMASMTMGIVVVNLDYDRSKKVIQQLKNFSDPIYILFFVLVGARLTLYAMPGWLWLIIGVYVLTRTIGKITGAWFGAVLSRSDPIVKKYTGLGLFAQGGVAIGLSIMASHHLQHIPVSSTMTLGDVVIFGVTTTTFLVQLMGPPMVKWIIKKSGEAGKNVTVEDVLAEMKTEDVLNPSPVILNEDLSLEKAVDMMAQADQSIFPVVKRNGEWIGLLSVSGIRQVLPDPSLWQWMVSSDVMTDPPKEVICPGTPLDKALALMNQKGYGEYIVTDETRKKIKGLISRHHIMREVEHRVLTETF; via the coding sequence ATGAATGGATTGAATCCGGGCATTATGATTATTTTTGGAATTGGTGTGTTTGGGGGTATTCTCAGTGCTTTAATGGCCAGGCGTTTGAGTATTCCCCAGGTTTTGGGGTATATTCTCCTGGGAGTCCTTCTGGGAGAAGGAGGTATCCGCTTGGTGACTCAGGAGGATATCCAGGCACTGAGCGCCTTTAACTATTTTGCCCTGGGGATTATCGGTTTTCTGGTCGGGGCAGAAATCCGCTTTTCCACACTCCGGAAATATGGAAAACAATTTGCCGCAATCCTGATTTCTGAAGGATTACTGACTTTTTTTCTTGTCGGATTGTCAATCACGGTTATTCTCTATACTGTTATGGGAAGTTGGTCCGGAGCCATAGCCGCAGGGATTATTTTCGGAGCTATTGCCAGTGCCACTGATCCGGCATCTACCATCAATGTGATCTGGGAATACCGGTCCGCCGGTATTTTAACCACGACACTCATTGCTATTGTAGCCCTCGATGATGCGCTGGCTATGACCCTGTATGGCGTGGGGACCGGAATTGCAGGAATTTTATCCGGGGGAGATGTTGCCTGGCTTGAGCAAATACTCCGTATTGGTGTGGAATTAGGCGGTGCCATCATAACAGGATTCATTGCCGCCGTTATTCTGAAATTAATTCTTCGGTATACCGATAAACTGGAAGTGATTCTGCCTTCTGCAATTGGTCTGTTACTATTAACAATCGGGACTGCTGTCTTTTTTAATATGGATGTTATCATGGCATCCATGACCATGGGGATTGTTGTCGTTAATCTGGATTATGACCGGAGTAAAAAAGTGATTCAACAATTGAAGAACTTTTCCGATCCCATTTACATCCTCTTTTTTGTTCTTGTCGGTGCCCGTTTAACCCTTTATGCCATGCCGGGATGGCTCTGGCTGATTATCGGTGTTTATGTCCTTACTCGAACCATAGGAAAAATTACAGGCGCCTGGTTTGGTGCAGTGTTGTCCCGATCTGATCCTATTGTAAAAAAATATACAGGTCTCGGACTCTTTGCCCAGGGTGGTGTCGCTATCGGCCTTTCCATTATGGCCAGTCACCACCTGCAGCATATTCCCGTCTCATCAACCATGACTCTTGGTGACGTGGTGATTTTTGGCGTAACAACGACAACTTTTCTCGTCCAGCTTATGGGACCTCCCATGGTCAAATGGATTATAAAAAAATCCGGTGAAGCCGGAAAAAATGTAACCGTTGAGGATGTCCTGGCCGAAATGAAAACAGAAGATGTTCTGAATCCGTCCCCCGTGATACTGAATGAAGATCTCTCCCTTGAAAAAGCTGTGGACATGATGGCCCAGGCTGACCAGTCAATATTTCCTGTTGTAAAGCGGAACGGTGAGTGGATTGGCTTGCTGAGTGTCAGCGGTATCCGTCAGGTGTTGCCGGATCCTTCCCTGTGGCAGTGGATGGTAAGTTCGGATGTTATGACCGATCCCCCCAAAGAAGTAATATGTCCTGGTACTCCCCTGGATAAAGCCCTGGCCCTCATGAATCAAAAGGGATATGGCGAATATATTGTGACTGATGAAACCCGTAAAAAAATCAAAGGACTGATCAGTCGGCACCACATTATGAGAGAGGTGGAACACCGGGTTCTGACAGAGACATTTTAA
- a CDS encoding PTS sugar transporter subunit IIA: MNELMTLEEVAEYLRVSERTVYEWVQKGEIPGGKIGTSWRFKRSEIENWVNRRLTTQIPDESKEFSLTVSAVLKPESVKLIKSLNKWGALDEMADLIIQTGKIKSKEELMSALRQREDLMSTGIGWGIAVPHVRLNSVKSPVMALGVSRKGIADYKSLDGLPVHYIIMIAAGRDQHAEYIRLLSLVSGRMKDDSVVKALLKAEEKELWSVFTGKDLS; the protein is encoded by the coding sequence ATGAATGAATTGATGACTCTTGAAGAAGTTGCTGAATATTTACGGGTATCTGAGCGGACGGTATATGAGTGGGTTCAAAAAGGGGAGATCCCCGGAGGTAAAATCGGCACTTCCTGGCGTTTTAAACGGTCTGAAATTGAAAACTGGGTCAACCGCAGGCTTACGACTCAGATCCCCGATGAATCCAAAGAATTCAGTCTGACTGTTTCAGCAGTTCTGAAACCGGAATCGGTAAAATTAATCAAATCACTCAACAAATGGGGCGCATTGGATGAAATGGCAGATCTGATTATTCAGACTGGAAAGATAAAATCAAAAGAAGAACTTATGTCTGCTCTTCGTCAGCGGGAGGATTTGATGAGTACCGGCATCGGCTGGGGTATTGCCGTTCCACATGTCCGCCTGAATTCGGTCAAATCACCGGTTATGGCTTTGGGTGTTTCCAGGAAAGGGATTGCTGACTATAAGTCGTTGGATGGTCTGCCGGTACACTATATTATTATGATTGCTGCAGGGCGTGACCAGCATGCTGAATATATCCGGCTTCTCTCCCTTGTCAGTGGCCGTATGAAAGATGATTCCGTGGTAAAAGCTCTGTTGAAGGCGGAAGAAAAGGAGTTATGGTCTGTCTTTACGGGGAAGGATCTGTCATGA
- a CDS encoding aminotransferase class I/II-fold pyridoxal phosphate-dependent enzyme: MKPIIPAKRVENVKYAIRDIVAIANKAKASGKEMIYLNIGDPNIFGFRTPQHMLDAVTDAMNRNMNGYSPSSGIEEAVEAIRKQAGRSGIRNIRDIFVSTGASEAIELCLTALLNPGDNVLLPYPGYPLYTSVVGKLSAEINPYYLNEEDGWNLDVADIESRINEKTKGIVIINPNNPTGAIYPPETLKQLIELAKKYNLVIFSDEIYDKLCFHGQKYTSLASLTQDTPVVTFNGLSKSYLVPGFRIGWAIFSGPKELMQDYIDGVNKMVRARLCANHPMQYAIKPALEMDQSHIQNVLSELEKRNRITDEMLNDIPEISCVPAKAAFYAFPTLNIPDRDLDYVSDLIRETGVVTVHGSGFGQKKGTQHMRVVFLPEEDRLIKAYEKIRDFTRKRYHS, encoded by the coding sequence ATGAAACCGATCATACCGGCAAAACGGGTTGAAAATGTCAAATACGCCATACGGGACATTGTTGCCATTGCAAATAAGGCCAAAGCTTCTGGAAAAGAGATGATTTATCTGAATATTGGTGATCCGAATATTTTTGGCTTTCGGACGCCTCAGCACATGCTGGATGCGGTGACTGACGCCATGAACCGCAACATGAACGGATATTCGCCATCTTCCGGCATTGAAGAAGCGGTGGAAGCGATCCGGAAACAGGCAGGGCGTTCGGGAATTCGGAACATCCGGGATATTTTTGTCTCAACAGGCGCCAGCGAAGCGATTGAATTGTGCCTTACAGCCCTCTTAAATCCCGGAGATAATGTTCTTCTGCCCTATCCCGGATATCCCCTGTACACGTCGGTTGTGGGCAAACTGTCAGCCGAAATCAATCCCTATTATCTGAATGAGGAAGATGGCTGGAATCTGGATGTGGCAGATATTGAGAGCCGCATCAATGAAAAAACCAAAGGTATTGTTATCATCAATCCAAACAATCCCACAGGCGCCATTTATCCTCCGGAAACATTGAAACAACTCATTGAATTGGCCAAGAAATATAATTTGGTGATTTTCAGCGATGAAATTTATGATAAACTCTGTTTTCACGGACAAAAATATACCTCACTTGCTTCCCTGACACAGGATACACCGGTCGTAACCTTTAACGGACTTTCCAAATCATATCTGGTCCCGGGTTTCCGGATTGGCTGGGCTATATTCAGCGGCCCAAAAGAACTTATGCAGGATTACATTGATGGTGTTAACAAGATGGTCCGGGCAAGATTGTGTGCCAATCACCCCATGCAATATGCCATCAAACCAGCGCTGGAAATGGATCAATCCCATATCCAAAATGTTCTTTCCGAACTGGAAAAACGCAACCGGATAACAGATGAGATGCTGAATGATATTCCTGAAATCAGCTGTGTTCCTGCTAAAGCGGCATTTTACGCCTTTCCGACTCTGAATATCCCGGACCGGGATCTGGATTATGTCTCAGATTTGATTCGTGAAACAGGGGTTGTCACGGTTCATGGAAGCGGCTTCGGACAAAAAAAGGGGACACAACACATGCGGGTGGTTTTTCTGCCGGAAGAAGACCGTCTTATAAAAGCCTATGAAAAAATCCGGGATTTTACACGGAAGCGATATCATTCTTAA
- a CDS encoding redox-sensing transcriptional repressor Rex, protein MRKIRKFSAPEPSMRRLPAYLHVLTRLLRENRRYVSCTFISNELHLDPTQVRKDLALTGIVGKPRVGYSVKELIDKIKAFLGWDVKRDAFLVGVGNLGTALLGYQRFRLYGLNIVAAFDKDPRRIGKTIFGVDVLPVEKMPNLALRMKIDIGIITVGEDSAQEVADLMVQGFIKGIWNFVPKALIVPDDVIVENAQLSVSLGVLTSKMKLSETEKDTK, encoded by the coding sequence ATGAGAAAAATCAGGAAATTTTCTGCCCCGGAACCGTCCATGCGGCGTCTTCCCGCTTATTTACATGTCCTTACCCGTTTACTTCGGGAAAACCGACGGTATGTTTCCTGTACATTTATTTCCAATGAATTGCATCTGGACCCGACCCAGGTACGAAAAGATCTGGCGCTGACAGGGATTGTGGGTAAACCCCGTGTAGGATATTCTGTTAAGGAACTGATTGATAAGATCAAAGCCTTTCTCGGATGGGATGTTAAAAGGGATGCATTTCTTGTCGGGGTAGGGAATCTGGGGACGGCACTGCTGGGATATCAGCGCTTTCGTTTGTATGGTCTGAATATTGTGGCGGCATTCGACAAAGATCCCAGGCGTATCGGTAAAACAATTTTTGGGGTGGATGTTCTCCCGGTGGAAAAAATGCCCAATCTGGCTTTGAGAATGAAAATCGATATCGGGATTATCACAGTAGGCGAAGACTCGGCTCAGGAGGTTGCCGACTTGATGGTACAGGGGTTTATTAAAGGTATCTGGAATTTTGTCCCGAAAGCCCTGATTGTTCCCGATGACGTGATCGTGGAGAATGCTCAGCTTTCTGTGAGCCTGGGAGTATTGACCAGTAAAATGAAACTGTCGGAAACGGAAAAAGATACGAAGTAA
- a CDS encoding potassium channel protein codes for MIASQRKLLVQILLFVFGLIFIGSFGYHFIEGLSWFNSLYMTVITISTVGYGEVFPLSTAGRVWSVILILFGVTILGIIAGKFAEILTDIQVFRRYKMLKNIKEMKNHIIVCGYGRMGRIVGESLIHSGQPFVVIDRDEKVIEELMQDHIPAIQGDATLDEFLEKANVKDARACVCTLETDADNLFVTFSVREKNKTALIIARCKESANTIKLQKAGANRVINPYEVSGKTIAQILLQPAIHNFIEIFRNRDIDLAMEEIEIPKESFLSDKRLIDAPLRSRYNLMITVIFDKSHDPYFNPSSDHVLKAGDHILIMGKTDDLNHLKKDLGISS; via the coding sequence ATGATTGCTTCACAGCGCAAATTACTGGTACAAATTCTCCTATTTGTATTCGGGCTGATATTCATTGGATCTTTTGGATATCATTTCATTGAAGGATTATCCTGGTTTAATTCTTTATACATGACAGTGATCACCATCAGCACCGTAGGTTACGGCGAAGTCTTTCCCCTGTCCACTGCAGGTCGTGTGTGGTCGGTGATCCTGATTTTATTCGGGGTAACCATCCTGGGGATCATTGCTGGAAAATTTGCTGAAATATTAACGGACATACAGGTTTTCAGGAGATATAAAATGCTTAAAAATATTAAAGAGATGAAAAATCATATTATTGTATGTGGCTATGGAAGAATGGGACGTATTGTGGGCGAATCCCTGATCCATTCCGGCCAGCCTTTTGTGGTTATAGACCGGGATGAAAAAGTGATAGAAGAACTGATGCAGGATCATATACCGGCAATCCAGGGAGATGCAACCCTGGATGAATTTTTGGAAAAGGCAAATGTCAAGGATGCCCGTGCCTGTGTATGTACCCTGGAAACAGATGCGGACAATCTCTTCGTGACTTTTTCTGTCCGTGAAAAAAATAAAACGGCGCTTATTATCGCCCGGTGTAAAGAGTCGGCCAACACAATCAAACTTCAGAAAGCGGGTGCAAACCGTGTGATCAATCCTTATGAAGTGAGTGGAAAAACCATTGCTCAAATTTTACTTCAACCGGCTATTCACAATTTCATTGAGATTTTTCGTAACAGGGATATTGATTTGGCCATGGAGGAAATCGAAATTCCCAAAGAGAGCTTCCTGTCCGATAAACGCCTGATCGATGCCCCTCTCCGCTCCAGATATAACCTGATGATCACGGTTATCTTTGATAAAAGCCACGATCCTTATTTTAATCCATCATCGGACCATGTCCTGAAAGCTGGTGATCATATATTGATTATGGGTAAGACCGATGATCTGAATCATCTGAAGAAAGATTTGGGAATCTCATCCTGA